A window of Sphingobacterium sp. SRCM116780 contains these coding sequences:
- a CDS encoding efflux RND transporter periplasmic adaptor subunit, with product MKIKYIVFALLILLFGYLVWQRIAKNKEKAGTPTAGKGKETTMAVYGAIISTESFADNLSLTGTIEPDEQVEIRSEVSGLIEQLNFSEGNKVSKGAILVKIVASDLLAQLEQAKTRTQLTSENERRAKLLLEKEAISQEEYDIASADYRTAKSQIAYIQAQLSKTYIRAPFSGTIGLRSVSRGAYIMPTTDIAKLVKSDRIKLSFSIPEKYVNRIAVGKQVSFTIPDSKEAFEAKIFAIDPAVDLNTRTLLIKAIADNGHDKFMPGIFANVILPLETINDALMVPSEALIPIQNGKKVFIVKEGKAREVIVETGGRTKDKVNVLSGLTSGDTVLTTGIMSLKDDVKVKVTLR from the coding sequence ATGAAAATTAAATATATTGTCTTTGCACTCTTAATACTTTTATTTGGGTATTTGGTTTGGCAAAGAATTGCAAAAAACAAGGAAAAGGCTGGTACACCAACTGCGGGAAAAGGTAAGGAGACTACAATGGCTGTATACGGTGCTATCATTAGTACTGAATCATTTGCTGATAATTTGAGTTTAACAGGAACAATAGAACCTGATGAACAAGTCGAAATTCGTTCGGAGGTCTCCGGGTTAATCGAACAATTAAACTTTTCTGAAGGAAATAAAGTGAGCAAAGGTGCTATCCTAGTTAAGATTGTTGCATCTGATTTATTAGCGCAGTTGGAACAAGCTAAAACGAGAACTCAACTAACTTCTGAGAATGAAAGAAGAGCGAAACTATTACTTGAAAAAGAAGCTATTAGCCAAGAAGAATATGATATTGCAAGTGCGGATTATCGAACCGCTAAATCACAAATAGCTTATATTCAAGCGCAATTATCAAAGACATATATTAGAGCTCCTTTTTCGGGAACTATTGGCCTTCGATCTGTATCCAGAGGAGCTTATATAATGCCGACTACAGATATTGCTAAATTGGTGAAATCGGATAGAATCAAATTATCTTTTTCTATTCCGGAAAAGTACGTAAATAGAATAGCAGTAGGTAAGCAGGTTTCATTCACTATTCCAGATTCTAAAGAAGCATTCGAAGCTAAAATCTTTGCAATAGATCCTGCTGTTGATTTGAATACTCGAACATTACTAATCAAAGCCATAGCAGACAACGGACATGATAAATTTATGCCAGGTATATTTGCTAATGTAATTTTGCCTTTGGAAACTATTAATGATGCTTTAATGGTACCATCAGAAGCATTAATTCCAATTCAAAACGGAAAGAAAGTTTTTATTGTGAAAGAAGGAAAGGCTAGAGAGGTTATTGTAGAAACAGGTGGAAGAACGAAAGATAAAGTCAATGTTTTATCAGGTCTGACAAGTGGGGATACCGTACTAACAACAGGAATTATGTCTCTGAAAGATGATGTAAAGGTAAAGGTTACATTACGTTAA
- a CDS encoding aminotransferase class I/II-fold pyridoxal phosphate-dependent enzyme has protein sequence MKDFTQLQQPTGRIIHTKGQDYLFFGGTAYLGLLVNPKYLDLYMEGIRTYGLNNGTSRNNNIQLDIFDIAEKTAAKRFGFEDAMMISSGYLAAQLAVKSLSSFGELLYAPNCHPALWLDKNPDVNGNHELWLKEIVLKINSSDQDSFVIVSNALDNLTPSHYDFKELLAIDSHKKIVLLLDDSHGIGIVRENQVSADVSIFEQTHIEVVVLASMAKGLGIDAGIILSSNKYMRQMRKSPFFTGASPASPAGLHAFTYGEKVYLDQFEKLQHNIQLFSSLIGNRVKHIDHFPVFTSEDPKLYQQLEQNGFLISSFPYPLETDPPLNRIVLSSLHVSDDLKKLAEVIND, from the coding sequence ATGAAAGATTTTACTCAATTACAGCAACCAACAGGTCGAATCATCCACACTAAGGGGCAAGACTATCTTTTTTTTGGTGGTACTGCATATCTCGGTTTGTTAGTCAATCCCAAATATCTGGATCTTTATATGGAAGGAATTCGTACATATGGATTGAATAATGGAACTTCTAGGAACAATAATATCCAATTGGACATCTTTGATATTGCGGAAAAAACTGCTGCAAAGCGTTTCGGTTTTGAAGATGCAATGATGATTTCAAGCGGATATTTAGCCGCGCAATTAGCCGTGAAATCTCTTTCTTCATTTGGAGAGTTGTTATATGCACCGAATTGTCACCCGGCATTGTGGCTCGATAAGAATCCAGATGTAAATGGAAATCATGAATTATGGTTGAAAGAAATTGTGCTTAAAATAAATAGTTCGGATCAGGATTCCTTTGTGATTGTGAGTAATGCTTTAGATAATCTGACGCCATCCCATTATGATTTTAAAGAGTTATTGGCAATTGATTCCCATAAAAAGATTGTTTTACTCCTTGATGATTCACATGGAATAGGAATTGTTCGTGAAAATCAAGTCTCAGCTGATGTATCCATATTTGAACAAACGCATATTGAGGTTGTCGTGTTGGCTTCTATGGCAAAAGGATTGGGAATTGATGCAGGTATTATTTTATCATCCAATAAGTACATGCGGCAAATGCGAAAATCGCCTTTTTTTACAGGAGCCTCCCCTGCTTCACCCGCAGGACTACACGCGTTCACCTATGGAGAAAAGGTCTATTTGGATCAGTTTGAAAAGTTGCAACATAATATTCAACTATTTTCTTCTTTGATTGGCAATCGCGTAAAACATATCGATCATTTTCCTGTGTTCACCTCTGAAGATCCAAAATTGTATCAACAATTGGAACAGAATGGATTTTTAATCTCCAGTTTTCCATATCCTTTGGAAACAGACCCTCCTTTGAACAGAATTGTCTTAAGCAGTTTACATGTTTCCGATGATTTGAAAAAATTAGCGGAGGTAATTAACGATTAA
- the miaA gene encoding tRNA (adenosine(37)-N6)-dimethylallyltransferase MiaA — protein sequence MINEQQTLLSSLALTDLPKEKVIVILGPTASGKTALAVQIAKELDAEIISADSRQVYRRMDIGTGKDLSEYQNISYHLINICEPGEKYHLGQFIEDFQQVYQSLLHKKKRIILCGGTGLYLQSIIQGTKYAQIPSQAGFKESLYQLDRNELLDQLANYQKPDDLYIDLSTKKRIIRGIEILEWLKHNPMTTTCSENLNCIVIGINPDVATRRHKISKRLHQRLQEGLIEEVQSLLAGGISHEELHYYGLEYKYVSKYILGQLNYEEFYRKLETEIHRYAKRQMTYFRKMEKDGIKINWIV from the coding sequence GTGATAAATGAACAACAAACTTTACTTTCTTCTTTGGCACTTACCGATCTGCCAAAGGAGAAGGTTATTGTTATTTTAGGACCTACTGCTTCTGGAAAAACAGCATTAGCAGTCCAAATAGCAAAAGAACTAGATGCTGAAATCATCAGCGCAGATTCTCGTCAAGTATATCGACGAATGGATATCGGAACAGGCAAAGACTTATCCGAATATCAAAATATTTCCTATCATCTTATCAATATCTGTGAACCAGGAGAAAAGTATCATTTGGGCCAATTCATAGAAGATTTTCAGCAAGTATATCAATCTTTATTGCACAAGAAAAAACGAATCATTCTATGTGGAGGTACTGGGCTATATCTACAAAGCATTATTCAAGGTACTAAATACGCACAAATCCCCTCTCAAGCAGGCTTTAAAGAATCTTTGTATCAACTAGACAGAAACGAGCTTTTAGATCAATTGGCAAATTATCAAAAACCTGATGATCTTTATATTGATCTATCTACAAAAAAAAGAATCATTCGTGGTATAGAAATTTTAGAATGGCTTAAGCACAATCCCATGACTACAACATGCAGTGAGAATCTAAACTGTATTGTTATTGGGATAAATCCAGATGTGGCAACAAGAAGGCACAAAATATCAAAAAGATTACATCAAAGGCTTCAAGAAGGATTGATAGAAGAGGTGCAATCTTTATTAGCAGGAGGTATCTCGCATGAAGAACTCCACTATTATGGTTTAGAATATAAATATGTATCCAAATACATTTTAGGACAATTAAACTACGAAGAGTTTTATAGAAAATTAGAAACGGAAATTCATCGTTACGCTAAAAGACAAATGACCTATTTTCGAAAAATGGAAAAAGACGGTATAAAAATTAATTGGATTGTTTAG
- a CDS encoding HU family DNA-binding protein, translated as MTKAEIIAEISNKTGLEKVDVQETVEAFFKVVKNAMVGGENVYVRGFGSFVVKKRAEKTARNISKNTAIIIPEHFVPSFKPAKVFVEKVKNGNK; from the coding sequence ATGACTAAAGCAGAAATTATTGCAGAAATCTCTAACAAAACTGGCTTAGAGAAAGTGGATGTTCAAGAAACCGTAGAGGCATTCTTCAAGGTTGTTAAAAACGCAATGGTGGGTGGTGAAAATGTATACGTAAGAGGTTTTGGAAGCTTTGTTGTGAAGAAAAGAGCTGAAAAAACAGCTAGAAACATTTCTAAAAACACAGCAATCATTATCCCTGAACATTTCGTTCCTAGCTTCAAACCAGCAAAAGTATTTGTTGAGAAAGTGAAAAACGGCAATAAATAA
- a CDS encoding SdiA-regulated domain-containing protein, whose product MDRENLSASIRLSTFSYLQRTYSMHTLKSIIVVLSLTANILAACNPNKDPKTNTSTSNNSKMPETNEVLSVPYRLDAGEVLNLPEDLKEISGITFLPNDDQYIYAVQDEKGLLFSLNMEDQQIKSTPFLKDGDYEDIVANNTHIYILKSNGTIYSFPITEKDDIKNVATQQDLLPKGEYESLAIDIESNLIYALCKECKGDKKESNTSGYILSIGDTGTLTSKGVFKIANKDLNGFDYKFSKSFKPSALTKNPATNEWYILSSANKVLVITDQDWKVKAVEPLNANLFEQPEGIAFDSQNNLYISTEAGNKEKAILYKFKQN is encoded by the coding sequence ATGGATCGTGAAAATTTATCAGCAAGTATTCGATTATCTACATTTTCTTATCTACAAAGAACATACAGCATGCATACATTGAAATCCATTATAGTAGTTTTAAGCTTAACAGCTAACATTTTGGCTGCATGTAACCCAAATAAAGATCCAAAAACCAATACTTCAACGTCAAATAACTCAAAAATGCCAGAAACAAATGAGGTGTTATCTGTTCCATATCGTTTGGACGCAGGGGAAGTCCTAAACTTACCTGAAGATTTAAAAGAAATATCCGGTATTACATTTTTGCCTAATGATGATCAATATATCTATGCTGTACAAGATGAGAAAGGATTGTTATTTTCATTAAATATGGAAGATCAGCAGATCAAATCGACTCCGTTTCTGAAAGATGGAGATTATGAAGACATCGTTGCAAATAACACGCATATCTATATATTAAAAAGCAATGGAACGATCTATTCTTTTCCTATTACAGAAAAAGATGATATAAAAAATGTAGCAACTCAACAAGATTTACTGCCAAAAGGAGAATATGAAAGCTTGGCTATTGATATAGAAAGCAATCTAATTTATGCACTTTGCAAAGAATGTAAAGGAGATAAAAAAGAGTCTAATACTTCGGGATATATCTTATCGATAGGTGACACAGGAACATTAACGTCAAAGGGAGTTTTCAAAATAGCGAATAAAGACCTAAATGGTTTTGATTATAAATTTTCGAAGTCATTTAAACCCTCTGCACTAACCAAAAACCCAGCTACAAATGAGTGGTATATTCTTTCTTCTGCAAATAAGGTTCTTGTCATCACAGATCAAGATTGGAAGGTAAAAGCAGTTGAACCACTAAACGCTAACTTGTTTGAACAACCAGAAGGGATAGCTTTTGACAGTCAGAATAATCTCTACATTAGCACTGAAGCAGGAAATAAAGAAAAAGCTATTCTTTATAAATTCAAACAAAATTAA
- a CDS encoding tetratricopeptide repeat protein, which translates to MAKTKQIIVVGVVVALVAVLFAQPIKGLVNKEKESAQTEQSSSEINLENVSLMTKQGLDANLIKDISDIETQIAKSSGEEKISLLQKLAGKWDDLAKPAPQGFIYEEMAKISPKYEYWLKAGNSYRTAYTNLQDSTLAQALTQNAIRSYEAALKLNAASLEAKTGLGAAMVSGTNNPMAGIALLREVVQADPKNVEANKTLGLFSLQSRQFDKAIDRFKTVIELKPDAESYFYLATGYENIGMKSEAVAAFKQSKQLAADPSLSQFIDRKIEELSK; encoded by the coding sequence ATGGCAAAAACCAAACAAATAATTGTAGTCGGCGTAGTTGTTGCATTAGTTGCGGTACTATTCGCTCAGCCTATCAAAGGTTTGGTAAACAAGGAAAAAGAGTCAGCTCAAACAGAGCAATCTTCTTCTGAAATTAATTTGGAGAATGTATCGTTAATGACAAAACAAGGGTTAGATGCAAATTTAATCAAAGATATTTCCGATATTGAGACCCAAATTGCAAAGTCATCCGGTGAAGAAAAGATTTCTTTACTTCAAAAGTTGGCTGGAAAGTGGGATGATTTGGCAAAACCAGCTCCTCAAGGATTCATATATGAAGAAATGGCTAAAATTTCTCCAAAGTATGAATACTGGTTAAAGGCAGGTAACTCTTATCGTACTGCTTACACAAATTTACAAGATTCTACATTAGCACAAGCGTTGACGCAAAATGCAATTCGTTCTTACGAAGCTGCTTTGAAGCTAAATGCCGCTAGTTTAGAAGCGAAAACAGGCTTAGGAGCTGCTATGGTATCGGGTACGAATAACCCAATGGCAGGAATTGCTTTACTACGTGAAGTTGTTCAGGCGGACCCTAAAAATGTAGAAGCAAACAAAACTTTGGGATTGTTTTCATTACAATCTCGTCAGTTTGATAAGGCGATTGATCGTTTCAAAACAGTAATTGAATTGAAACCAGATGCTGAATCTTACTTTTATTTAGCCACAGGCTATGAAAATATTGGGATGAAAAGCGAAGCTGTTGCTGCTTTTAAACAAAGTAAACAACTTGCTGCAGACCCTTCCCTCTCACAATTTATTGATCGTAAGATTGAGGAATTGAGTAAGTAA
- a CDS encoding Gfo/Idh/MocA family protein, with product MKRKLRMGMAGGGNDAFIGAVHRIAANMDGKIELVCGSFSINPEINKQSAEDLFIPENRCYENYEEMILKESQLPEGERMDFLTIVTPNFMHYPPAKMALEHGFNVVIEKPMTLTLEEAKSLEEIVKSTNKTLCLTHTYSGYPMVKQAKAMIKAGHFGKVRKVVVEYPQGWLSKLTEREGNAGAAWRADPKKSGRSLAMGDIGVHAAHLAEYISGLKITELCADLTSFVEGRYLDDDGSVLLRFEEGAKGMLWASQVAAGEENALRIRIYGENGGLEWANEDPNNLIIKMLGEPRQVFRTGNAYNSPNQLSSFATHNTRIPSGHPEGLLESFGNIYRNFAQTVSAKLEGRTPTAEMQDFPQVHEGVRGMAFIENVVNNNNGSEKWTKFVV from the coding sequence ATGAAGAGAAAACTACGAATGGGTATGGCCGGAGGTGGCAACGATGCTTTCATTGGAGCCGTACACCGTATCGCAGCAAATATGGATGGTAAAATCGAACTTGTATGTGGTTCATTCAGTATCAATCCTGAAATCAACAAACAGTCTGCAGAAGATCTATTCATTCCTGAAAATCGTTGCTACGAGAATTATGAAGAAATGATTCTAAAAGAAAGTCAGCTTCCAGAGGGAGAACGTATGGATTTTCTAACGATTGTAACGCCCAATTTTATGCATTATCCTCCTGCAAAAATGGCTTTGGAGCATGGCTTTAATGTAGTTATTGAAAAACCGATGACATTAACATTAGAAGAGGCTAAATCTCTTGAAGAGATTGTCAAATCAACGAACAAAACACTTTGCTTAACACATACCTATTCGGGTTATCCGATGGTAAAACAAGCAAAGGCGATGATAAAAGCTGGTCATTTCGGAAAAGTTCGCAAAGTTGTTGTTGAATATCCACAAGGATGGTTAAGTAAATTGACCGAACGGGAAGGGAATGCTGGTGCGGCATGGCGTGCAGACCCTAAAAAATCTGGTCGATCTTTAGCTATGGGTGACATTGGTGTTCACGCTGCTCATCTTGCAGAATACATTTCAGGATTAAAAATCACAGAATTATGCGCTGACTTGACTTCTTTTGTTGAAGGTCGGTATTTAGATGATGATGGTTCTGTTTTATTACGCTTTGAAGAGGGTGCAAAAGGAATGCTTTGGGCTTCTCAAGTTGCAGCAGGAGAAGAGAATGCATTAAGAATCCGTATTTATGGTGAAAATGGAGGTTTAGAGTGGGCTAATGAAGATCCAAATAATTTGATCATTAAAATGTTAGGCGAGCCACGTCAAGTATTCCGAACAGGAAATGCTTACAATAGCCCTAATCAGTTAAGTTCATTTGCAACTCACAATACACGTATTCCGTCTGGACATCCAGAGGGTTTATTAGAATCTTTTGGTAATATATATCGTAATTTTGCTCAAACAGTATCTGCAAAACTCGAAGGAAGAACGCCAACCGCAGAAATGCAAGATTTCCCTCAAGTACATGAAGGAGTGAGAGGGATGGCTTTTATAGAAAATGTAGTCAACAACAATAATGGTTCTGAAAAATGGACTAAATTTGTTGTGTGA
- the def gene encoding peptide deformylase, translating into MKLPIVAYGDPVLRKVADEIDEDYPDLKQLIADMFETMYAAHGVGLAAPQVGLPIRLFVIDATPFAEDAEEEKAVLASFKKVFINPIMVEETGDKWAFSEGCLSIPDINEDVMRHPNIKINYLDENFEEHEIDLNGLAARVVQHEYDHIEGKLFTDKLSTLKKTMLKGRLDAISKGMIRVAYKMKFPLQKKKR; encoded by the coding sequence ATGAAACTTCCAATTGTGGCTTATGGTGATCCAGTATTGCGTAAGGTAGCAGATGAAATAGATGAAGATTATCCAGATTTGAAGCAACTGATTGCTGATATGTTTGAGACGATGTATGCAGCTCATGGTGTTGGCTTAGCAGCCCCACAAGTAGGCCTGCCTATTCGTCTTTTTGTCATTGATGCAACACCTTTTGCTGAAGATGCTGAAGAAGAAAAAGCAGTTTTAGCTTCTTTCAAAAAAGTATTTATCAATCCCATTATGGTTGAGGAAACTGGAGATAAATGGGCATTTAGTGAAGGCTGTTTAAGTATTCCTGATATTAATGAAGATGTAATGAGACATCCAAATATTAAAATTAATTATCTGGATGAGAACTTTGAAGAGCATGAGATTGATTTAAATGGTTTGGCAGCTCGCGTCGTACAACATGAGTATGATCATATTGAAGGGAAACTGTTTACAGATAAATTGTCAACGTTGAAGAAAACAATGTTGAAAGGAAGACTAGATGCAATTTCTAAAGGAATGATCCGAGTTGCTTATAAAATGAAATTCCCATTGCAAAAGAAAAAGCGTTAA
- a CDS encoding ribonuclease E/G, translated as MVKELIIDSTPEKGVTIALLQDKQLVELNRETVNNNFSVGDIYLGRIKKIMPGLNAAFVDVGYEKDAFLHYLDLGPQVQSLLKLTRIVKNGSYQEKLLNSLKLEKDIDKAGKISDILSKNMLLPVQIAKEPISTKGPRLSSDLSIAGRFVVLVPFSSAVSISKRIKGSNERTRLKKIVEGIKPPNFGVIIRTVSEGKGVDELQKDLLDLISKWELFTKRLRTAEPPQKVLGEMDRASTILRDLLTDEFTHIHVNDPVIYEETKSYVQDISPDLEKIVKLYKHKEPIFDHFGVEKQIKAAFGKTVTLQGGAYLVIEHTEALHVIDVNSGNRSANKENQEDNALLVNMEAAKEIARQLRLRDMGGIVVIDFIDMHKPNHRKELYSFLKECMATDRARHTILPPSKFGLVQITRQRVRPEMNIVTNEKCPACAGTGEIRSSIVLMDDIENNLSFILQEQNEKGISLCVHPYIAAFIKSGFISKRIKWFLKYQKWIKVIPVTSYYLTEFRFFNAKDEEIKL; from the coding sequence TTGGTAAAGGAATTAATTATCGATTCTACTCCTGAAAAAGGAGTTACTATTGCTTTGCTACAAGATAAGCAGCTTGTTGAACTAAATAGGGAAACGGTTAACAATAATTTTTCAGTTGGAGATATTTATCTTGGGCGGATTAAGAAAATTATGCCGGGATTAAATGCAGCATTTGTAGACGTAGGATACGAAAAAGATGCTTTCCTCCACTATTTGGACTTAGGTCCTCAAGTTCAATCTTTGCTTAAACTTACTCGAATAGTAAAGAATGGCAGTTATCAAGAGAAACTGCTGAATAGTTTAAAGCTTGAAAAGGACATCGATAAGGCTGGTAAGATATCTGATATCTTAAGCAAGAATATGCTTTTACCAGTTCAAATCGCAAAAGAACCAATATCAACAAAAGGACCTCGTTTGAGCTCCGATCTATCTATCGCAGGTAGATTTGTCGTACTGGTACCTTTTTCAAGCGCAGTTTCCATATCCAAGCGAATCAAAGGAAGTAACGAACGTACACGCCTAAAGAAAATTGTCGAAGGAATAAAACCTCCTAATTTTGGAGTGATCATCCGGACAGTATCAGAAGGTAAGGGTGTCGATGAGCTTCAGAAAGATTTATTGGATCTAATCTCTAAGTGGGAACTATTTACCAAGCGCCTTAGGACAGCGGAACCTCCTCAAAAAGTACTAGGTGAAATGGATAGAGCTTCTACCATTTTACGCGACTTATTGACTGATGAATTTACACATATTCATGTAAATGACCCAGTTATATATGAAGAGACGAAATCTTATGTTCAAGACATCTCTCCTGATCTAGAAAAAATTGTTAAGCTTTATAAACATAAAGAACCAATTTTTGATCATTTTGGGGTTGAAAAGCAAATCAAAGCTGCCTTTGGGAAAACTGTTACACTTCAAGGTGGTGCATATCTCGTAATCGAGCATACTGAAGCACTTCACGTGATTGATGTAAACAGTGGTAATCGTTCTGCTAATAAAGAGAACCAAGAAGACAATGCGCTCTTGGTCAATATGGAAGCAGCAAAAGAAATTGCGCGTCAATTGCGCTTAAGAGATATGGGAGGTATCGTGGTAATCGATTTTATCGATATGCACAAACCCAATCATAGAAAAGAGCTGTACAGCTTCTTAAAAGAGTGTATGGCAACGGATCGTGCGAGACATACAATATTGCCTCCAAGTAAATTTGGATTAGTGCAAATTACACGTCAACGTGTCAGACCAGAAATGAATATTGTTACAAACGAGAAATGTCCCGCTTGTGCTGGTACTGGGGAAATCCGATCAAGTATTGTCCTGATGGATGATATCGAAAATAATTTAAGTTTTATTCTTCAAGAACAGAATGAAAAAGGAATATCACTTTGTGTACATCCTTATATCGCCGCCTTTATTAAGTCTGGCTTTATTTCTAAAAGAATAAAATGGTTTTTGAAGTATCAAAAATGGATTAAGGTTATTCCAGTTACTTCATATTATTTAACTGAATTCCGTTTCTTTAATGCGAAAGACGAGGAAATTAAGTTATAA
- a CDS encoding trimeric intracellular cation channel family protein, which yields MATVNYIYYSDLLGTMFFAISGAMAANRRKIDIFGATFTGFVTAIGGGSLRDIFLNLRPIWVDDGNYLIAIFVGVFLSVVLNNQLDKFSRTLTLFDAIGIGFFTIVGLQKSLIYESSIIAAVILGMFSAVMGGVIRDTLMNETPLIFRKEIYATACLSGAILFVTLRYFGIDDNINAFLSALLVFMVRILAVKFKFSLPIVGG from the coding sequence ATGGCAACAGTCAATTATATCTATTACAGCGATTTATTAGGCACTATGTTTTTTGCTATTTCGGGAGCCATGGCTGCCAATCGCAGAAAAATTGACATATTTGGCGCTACCTTTACTGGATTTGTAACGGCTATTGGAGGAGGTTCACTACGGGATATTTTCTTAAACCTTCGTCCAATATGGGTCGATGATGGAAATTATTTAATCGCTATATTCGTTGGTGTTTTTCTCTCCGTAGTTCTCAATAATCAGTTAGATAAGTTTTCGAGAACATTGACACTCTTTGATGCAATAGGTATTGGTTTTTTTACTATTGTGGGTTTACAAAAATCTCTGATCTACGAAAGCTCTATTATTGCAGCAGTTATTCTAGGTATGTTCTCAGCGGTAATGGGGGGAGTTATTCGAGATACATTAATGAATGAGACACCCTTAATCTTTAGAAAAGAAATTTATGCAACAGCATGTTTATCCGGAGCGATTCTTTTTGTTACATTACGTTATTTTGGCATTGACGACAATATAAATGCATTTCTCAGTGCACTCTTAGTATTTATGGTTCGTATCTTAGCCGTAAAATTTAAGTTTTCGCTCCCCATTGTGGGTGGATAA